The DNA region tcttaaccgttctcgagttagagggcgataagggcgagaagcttagccacacatgcgaaagggcaaggtcaatgtagaatccctaatctacaattgtcaaaatgacaaggtatttctatgatgacaatttcgaaattagtcacgaaaattttagtgttgtctgtgactgaaccttagaatgtactattttccaacgagtgaattttcgcttcagcgaGTATTGCTAAACGcatcgcattaatcgccatatatctcaaaaacgtttaaacgtataaaaaattgctttggacaaaatttatagaaaatgttatgctctacaatttttataatgaatgcgaaaaagatttgaagcccagggcaggagataattcaaaaaaactgatttttgtgacctttattgccaatttttagtgtttcggcttgcttaaactgtcagattatattttttccgttattcttgaatcattagcttcaagataagaaaaaacgccaccgcgctcgagaatgtacacgtgactttttttttgcaactttggcgccctcccacacattttcgacacgcttaaattgtcagattgagagaatatatacttttcaacatataattaacaacatatatcttaatctgacacgctcgagtatgtacaatgatcgtttttttttactattctgacaggctgttctagacaattccccctatatacaggtctaatttttggcagaggtactctacaaggtccaaggtatctcaccttatattaatctgacacgctcgagtaaatcccaaattTCCCTCTCCAACTATAAGGACACAAAGAATTTTATTCCATAAATGGTACACACTGTATATATCAATAAATTCCTTCCAGAGACAGCCATGGGGACCAAATTGAGTGAGCTTGCGAACGGAGAGAAATATCGTTGGGCAGTTCGAGAATATGGAATTATGGCAATAGATAGGGTGGCCAAAACTTGGCTAATGGTAGATGCAATACATCGTTTTTCTAAATATTACCGCAAGCACATACAAGTTTTGGATGTCCTCCATGAATTCACGAGAACTGTGATCGACGCCCGTCAAAAAACCTTCATCAGTAATGAGGAAATAAGCATAAGCGATGATTCATTAAATCATTCGAGTAAAAAGAAGGAGCCAATGCTAGATCTGCTGATTTCTGCTCAGAGGCGTGGGGAAGATATTGATGATGAAGGTTTAAGGGAAGAAGTCGATACTTTCGTGTTTGAGGTGAGGGGTAAGGGGAAACTGCTGTTAAAAATTCGTTGTTGTGTTGTTGAGAAGCAGGAGATgtcatttttttattataaaaattgTGCTTGTATTTCTATAAAATAGTTAATTGTATGCATAGATTGTTATGGTTTCTGAAAGTTTGAAGAGACACTGAATAGATCTAGGAAAAGTAGGTAATTCAAAAACAACAGAtcgttgaaaaattttaaaaatgttATCTGGAAATATCACACtttattcaaaaattcgaatttctaaTTAGAATTGAACTATGGAAAATTCTACgcaaacaatttttcaattaagcTATGCAGATCTTTGCTTACATAATTTTCACTGTAAATCTTCAAAATACGGTTTCTCGCTATAATTGTGAAGCATCTTCTGATCAACATGAATTTATACCGTAGAGGTGGAGGAAAACAAATCTTATTTTAtaatacacagggtgttttcaaaggtgaagcttttttttgacagaaagtagaactcatgaaaataagtcgtttcaccaaaaatgttctatatgaaatattcaagatggctgaaatACAAaccctagaaattcgacaaaattttattgaatttcaatggattgttcagtaccaagttcatcggattagatgcatcaggtcacttttgagagaatcataattgttgtatcgtgcaatttagggtgcataaaaaaaagtagaaaatcgaagcagtttcttgaaagtgcttatgttagttttgttgaaaaagtgctatgatgttttcccatttaatcccatttttacgacgattgttggaatgttcgaacaagaagatgcCCATTGTGATAAAATTCGTGAAGaatttggtgagattttgaagtattattctattttttacacttgtgtcctaagtctcttctgtcagttggtatcgaatgagccatttcatacaatcgtgtaagttactaaaaaaatgacaacaattcggcaaccctaagtttccattctaattaccacgtaaatatcgaacgagccaatatcctaaacgaaaccacatggtcgaatcaggagaaaagttttttcccactgctttgcgataattcagctaataaacggtctagggtcgtattaggatccatttcagttatcattttcaactttgtcattttgaaagtttggtataggtggtttttggtgaaacgcttcattttgaccagttttaccttctgttgaaaaatagcctcaccttcaaatacaccctgtatgtgaTCTCCCTATATGAACAAGTTATTTCAAAGAGCTATTCTAGGAATTTCGATGATAAAAGAGTTTCTCAATTCTGAATTCAACTCATATTCCAGGGTCATGATACCACGGCAGTCGGACTATCATTTTCGTTGATGCTTCTGGCAAATAACAGAGAATGTCAAGTAAGTTATTAATATTCAGATCTTGACACCATAAAATTGAACCCTGTAAAATAATAGTGATAATTGCACCTTTCACCAAGTACATATTCCGAAAACACGAACAATTATCACTATTACAGCCCCTGTAACTCTAGAACCGTTCACTCTAGCAAGATTATGTGATTTTTGTtcgcaatagggaatactccttctgaagaaaataatgtatttttcatgaaatatctttgaaacgtcacattttcaaACAGCCATctcaaccgtttccaaaaaaaattattttaagtacttaaaaatgaaaaataaaaatgggtatttagaATTTAAAgagtttcgtttctattgctcaagttggcaacatcgactgaaatatgcgttgataataaagggcaacaaatacactatcttgatgagatagacaaagatggctgtgtatgaagtctgcgatgaacgaagaaggtcgtaaaattttatgggatttttatgaccggttgctgttgaggctcgccagttagtacgcgccttatgatggctgtaaattaaCAGCTTTTATGTTATAAACAAGAcaatgttctttttattttctagtaggcgctgttgccgaatcgtaaactagaaacgaagcgatttaaattttaaaacctcatatttgaagaatgattttgaatagtttccgcggtgcatttgaaaaattcatgaatgaaactcataattattcagtttaaacttgcatatgctgtcataacccaaattgaggagaattcctcatTCAATGGATAttatttttatacagggtgagtctttgactcgttcaaatacactgcgcaaaaaacttaacgcacattatggaaatctcaaatttattctacaactgaaggtattctcaatgataattatttttatcataattatgcatgcatatgttatccactttcaacggtttttttcaatacagatgttttttcccagcaggaataaaaaaagatgatattattagatttcgaatgtattggctccattctaaaatcaattgttctcgatcaattctagtgatcaatagtttttctttcgtttgattttctacactcgatcgctatgcaacgcgaaacacgcaatttgacccaagaggaatgtgctcaagcggtagttttgcaaAAAGAAGGGTGGACTTAGACAacaattgcagaaaggtttggagtttcccatacaagtgtgtccagaatgttgcagcgattcagggagacaggtatgaatgtccgaagaccaggacagggtagaccacgggtaacaactgccattcaagaacgttacttgagagtttcttcgttgagacaacggtttgcaaccgctcgcctccttcaaattcagcttgagcaaactcatgaggtgcaaattagcactcagacaataagaaatcgcctcagagaatatgatttaaggcctcatgtcgcggcaagaggcccagctcttaccgcagcccatcgaagggcgcgtttggattttgcgagagagcatgtccattgggaagaggccgattgggaaagagttctcttcacagatgagtctagattctgcctctaccattgtaatcgacgtttccttgtatacagacgtccacatgaaagatatgctcattgcaatttcctgaatactactcgTTTCGGGGAAGGATCGATCATAATGAATTCATACCAtagtatggggtggaatatctttgactgctcgcacagacctagtggtcgttgataatggagctatgaatgctgataagtatataaggaacattcttgaagagcatgtagtgccatttgccccatatattggtgaaaatttcatttttatggacgataaagccaggagtaccttgaagaggttgaagtctctcgaatggaatggccagcaagaagtccagatctcaatccgattgagcaggtttgggacaacctcaatagaaggctgagaagttagGCTTGAAAattcaactcggagaaatctgggaaggattagatcagaacattttaagatcactcattttgagtatgaactatgaaccgtcgttgccgagctgtaattaacgcaaggggtggaaataccaagtattaaatcacttatcagcatttcagtattttgaaaattgttcatttctcttctttcacataagattcggtgaaatcctgaatgtttcttccatttaatgtgtcttgtttcattcaaaaccttcccgagagaataataagagagaaaataacttataaagtcaatgtagagttaactttcattaaaattgagattttcagaatgtgcgttaatttttttgcgcagtgtatttcaacagtagattcttgcggtcaaaagaaacaattttttactATATGTAAGGTGTATCGTTCCAAAATAATTGAAGAACACAATTTTCAGTCTTAGGAACACtttatttacaatttattcACGCAGCaacgtttcgagaaaaattcttcTCTTCTTCAGGCTGAAATTACAAGAATGGTATGAACAAAATAGATCTAAATACCAGGACAATCCAGAAACTAAATTCAAGAACAGAGCAACAAAACAATGCAACTACAGTTTACGAACAACAATAGTGGAACAACAAAGACTAAGAACAATGACAAAAAACTATCAGAGGAAAAATCCACCAACTCACCTTATgaataatgaattaaaaatcgtctgaaaaattcaaactcgtaaaatcattcgaaaaaagCAGGTTCATCTCGGGGTCTCAAATTAACGTGACGTACAGGTAGGTATGGACGCATTGATATGAATGAAACAAGAACATCGCACATACGCGGTCGGAATGCATGCACTCGAgaaaaactatttatttatttcctttATCAAATTCGAATACGCAATACTGAGTGAACCAATATCAGATCTCGAGTTCACAGAATTGGGGTGTTTTCTTATAAGCAACATCTCTTTGAAACTACGCTTGAACCAATTGGTCTCCTTGGTTAGAATCTTCgcattttcaaaatcaaaaagatGTCCCTCATTCTTAGCATGTTGGGAAAGTGCGGTTGCCTCAGATTGTCTTTTACAATCTAACTGATGTTGCCTCAATCTGGATCCGAAATATTGACACGTTTGTCCAACATAAATAGCATCACAATTCGAACAACCAACCCCATACACCAAACCGGATTGTCTCATTGGGGGATCAATATCTTTCAAACGGGAAAATAGGCTCTTAACAGTTTTTTTATAATATGATACCACAATAGTAGATGTTCCCTTCATCAATCTAATCAACATCTGACTCAATTTGGGAATGTAGACTAATTTGTAATATCTGAAAATCTCTTTATCGGAACCATTATCAGTCGAAGGTATACTAGTTGAGTATTtcgaaccataaaaaattttattaactAAAGTTTTAGGATAACCATTTTGACATAAAATGGTCGCTTGCTGTTTAAAATTCTTCGGATGAAATGATGTATCAGACAAACTAAGAATCTTCTGTTTGATACCCCTGACGACAGCAATTTTTTGCGATGTTGAATGCAGAGAATTGAAATGCAATGTACGGTGGGATGCCATGGGTTTAGAATATAGGTCAGTTTTTATACCACCACTATCCCTTATCAACAATAGGTCCAAGAATGGAATTTTACCATCTATTTCCATCTCATGTGTGAACTGGAGATTCTCATGGAAGCTGTTGAAAATCCTCAATACCTCTTCTAATCTACTCATGGGCACCGACATAATTATATCATCAACGTAAACAAAGACAAACGGTATATGAAAGTTCAAAACAGACAGAACGAATGCGATCAAGTGATTCATAACCAATTCCGCCAAAATTGGTGAGGCTGGGTTGCCCATAGCTGTGCCCCTCACTTGTGCGTAAAATcttttattatattgaaaaaagctgttatcaaaaatgaatttaataatattcaacaaCACATCAAGTGGAACATTAACACAGCTCTCATAAACAGCCCAGTTATCTTTTATTAATCGTTCTACTAAATCTTGTGGTATATTAGTGAATAGGGATTTTACATCCACACTTATGAGAACATAATCATCAGGTATCATCATAATCATCAGGTACCTGATGATTATGTTCTCATAAGTGTGGATGTAAAATCCCTATTCACTAATATACCACAAGATTTAGTAGAACGATTAATAAAAGATAACTGGGCTGTTTATGAGAGCTGTGTTAATGTTCCACTTGATGTGttgttgaatattattaaattcatttttgataacagcttttttcaatataataaaagATTTTACGCACAAGTGAGGGGCACAGCTATGGGCAACCCAGCCTCACCAATTTTGGCGGAATTGGTTATGAATCACTTGATCGCATTCGT from Coccinella septempunctata chromosome 1, icCocSept1.1, whole genome shotgun sequence includes:
- the LOC123322159 gene encoding uncharacterized protein LOC123322159, producing the protein MGNPASPILAELVMNHLIAFVLSVLNFHIPFVFVYVDDIIMSVPMSRLEEVLRIFNSFHENLQFTHEMEIDGKIPFLDLLLIRDSGGIKTDLYSKPMASHRTLHFNSLHSTSQKIAVVRGIKQKILSLSDTSFHPKNFKQQATILCQNGYPKTLVNKIFYGSKYSTSIPSTDNGSDKEIFRYYKLVYIPKLSQMLIRLMKGTSTIVVSYYKKTVKSLFSRLKDIDPPMRQSGLVYGVGCSNCDAIYVGQTCQYFGSRLRQHQLDCKRQSEATALSQHAKNEGHLFDFENAKILTKETNWFKRSFKEMLLIRKHPNSVNSRSDIGSLSIAYSNLIKEINK